From Pararge aegeria chromosome 9, ilParAegt1.1, whole genome shotgun sequence, the proteins below share one genomic window:
- the LOC120626594 gene encoding zinc finger protein Elbow codes for MLTSSNQYLRPDYLSPLPTTLDAKKSPLALLAQTCSAIGADTPNPKLISAAEKASKKYDDKPIHMDNKPSFKPYESCLTREKTRTPEDRASSVNAHSKTPSSKGSASTTPVQARCNSNQSSSSQRTPPPTQRKSPSEKSDERSSPLHSPAQAKSSDSSSSASKLPYPPSSLSSSIDTKESSSYKHNVPVSSSAFLGGLPPTGFPLPMDLMTSSLMAAQHHALKNGLNPYLAYARMKAPGSDLGICRDPYCTGCSLSSHLLKSAVCPAGCSQCDHAKTPFHLPAGHPAAAAYAHAQLAALAAASQLPFVCSWMAGDSAYCGKRFGTSEELLQHLRSHTASGESSPSLSMLSATHPLLQRTYPTPPLSPLTPRFHPYSKPSHMMSSPPLPFHLAPHPSLAAYFPSYPLFGPRPLHP; via the exons ATGCTCACGTCCAGCAATCAGTATCTGCGACCGGATTACCTGTCGCCTTTACCTACCACG CTCGACGCGAAGAAAAGCCCCCTGGCACTCCTGGCGCAGACCTGCAGCGCGATCGGCGCCGACACGCCTAACCCGAAACTCATCTCCGCCGCGGAGAAGGCCAGCAAGAAATACGACGATAAACCTATTCATATGGACAACAAACCGAGCTTTAAGCCTTACGAGTCGTGCCTGACGAGAGAAAAGACTAGAACGCCTGAAGATAGAGCTTCGTCCGTGAATGCGCACTCCAAAACACCTTCGTCGAAAGGAAGTGCTTCGACGACACCGGTCCAGGCGCGATGTAATAGCAACCAAAGTTCATCTTCTCAGAGGACACCCCCACCGACGCAACGTAAATCACCGTCGGAAAAATCGGACGAAAGATCCAGCCCTCTACACTCACCCGCTCAAGCCAAATCGTCAGATTCTTCTAGTTCAGCGTCCAAGTTACCATACCCACCaagttcattatcatcatctatAGATACCAAAGAATCGTCCAGTTATAAGCATAACGTACCTGTTTCTTCGTCAGCATTTCTCGGAGGGTTGCCTCCTACTGGATTTCCGCTACCTATGGATTTAATGACAAGCAGTCTTATGGCAGCGCAACATCATGCGTTGAAAAACGGACTTAATCCGTATCTTGCGTACGCAAGAATGAAAGCTCCGGGAAGTGATTTAGGTATCTGTAGAGACCCTTACTGCACTGGATGCTCTTTAAGTTCGCACTTGCTCAAATCAGCAGTGTGCCCTGCTGGCTGTTCTCAGTGTGACCACGCAAAGACGCCTTTTCATTTACCGGCTGGTCACCCTGCTGCGGCTGCGTACGCCCACGCTCAACTGGCTGCTTTGGCCGCCGCATCACAACTGCCTTTTGTATGCAGTTGGATGGCTGGTGACTCTGCTTATTGCGGGAAGAGATTCGGAACATCGGAGGAATTACTACAGCATTTAAGATCGCATACTGCAAGTGGTGAATCGAGTCCTAGCTTATCAATGTTGAGTGCAACTCATCCGCTCCTTCAGAGGACGTATCCTACTCCACCACTGTCGCCATTGACGCCTCGTTTCCATCCATACAGCAAGCCTTCTCACATGATGTCATCACCTCCTTTGCCATTCCACCTAGCACCTCACCCATCGCTAGCGGCGTACTTCCCTTCGTATCCGTTGTTCGGACCGCGGCCCCTGCACCCTTGA